One genomic segment of Streptomyces sp. TLI_146 includes these proteins:
- a CDS encoding replication-associated recombination protein A, with product MTHDAPSLFEDESARPLADRLRPRNLGEVVGQEHLLAPEAPIGRMIAQERLVSMILWGPPGCGKTTIARLLAEQTRLAFEPLSATFSGVADLRKVFQTATRRRQIGQGTLLFVDEIHRFNRSQQDSFLPYVEDGTVVLVGATTENPSFELNGSLLSRCQVYVLRRLDDAALDTLIARAEDLAGRTLPLTDDARQALTAMADGDGRYLLNMAEQLQSLPADTEPLDVTALTAQVHKRAPQYDKKQDSHYNPISALHKSMRGSDPDAALYWLARMLEGGEDPRFIARRITRFATEDIGMADPQAVQQTLTAWQVYERLGSPEGELALAQAVVYLATAPKSVSVYRGFGAAQQRARQTGSLLPPAHILNAPTGLMKNLGYGENYQYDPDTANGFSGADYFPDDMDREVFYQPTQQGYEAQVSQRLERWSELRARQKGLET from the coding sequence ATGACGCACGACGCACCTTCACTCTTCGAGGACGAGTCGGCACGTCCGCTGGCGGACCGGCTGCGCCCCCGGAATCTCGGTGAAGTCGTGGGCCAGGAACACCTGTTGGCGCCCGAAGCGCCGATCGGCCGCATGATCGCCCAGGAGCGGCTGGTCTCGATGATCCTTTGGGGCCCACCCGGCTGCGGCAAGACCACCATCGCCCGACTCCTGGCCGAGCAGACCCGACTCGCCTTCGAGCCGTTGTCAGCGACGTTCTCGGGCGTCGCCGACCTGCGGAAGGTCTTCCAGACCGCCACCCGACGCCGCCAGATCGGCCAGGGCACCCTGCTGTTCGTCGACGAGATCCACCGCTTCAACCGCTCCCAGCAGGACAGCTTCCTGCCCTACGTCGAGGACGGCACCGTCGTCCTGGTCGGCGCGACCACCGAGAACCCGAGCTTCGAACTCAACGGTTCCCTGCTGTCCCGCTGCCAGGTCTACGTCCTGCGGCGCCTCGACGACGCGGCCCTGGACACTCTGATCGCCCGGGCCGAAGACCTCGCCGGCCGCACACTGCCCCTCACCGACGACGCCCGCCAGGCCCTCACCGCCATGGCGGACGGTGACGGCCGCTACCTGCTCAACATGGCCGAACAGCTCCAGTCGCTCCCCGCCGACACCGAGCCGCTGGACGTCACCGCCCTCACCGCCCAGGTCCACAAGCGCGCCCCGCAGTACGACAAAAAGCAGGACAGCCACTACAACCCCATCTCGGCCCTGCACAAGTCGATGCGCGGATCCGACCCGGACGCCGCCCTGTACTGGCTGGCCCGGATGCTGGAGGGCGGCGAGGACCCCCGCTTCATCGCCCGCCGCATCACCCGCTTCGCCACCGAGGACATCGGCATGGCCGACCCCCAGGCGGTCCAGCAGACCCTGACCGCCTGGCAGGTGTACGAACGCCTCGGCTCCCCGGAGGGCGAACTCGCCCTCGCCCAGGCCGTGGTGTACCTGGCCACCGCCCCCAAGTCGGTCTCCGTGTACCGGGGCTTCGGCGCCGCACAGCAGCGTGCCCGCCAGACCGGCTCCCTCCTGCCACCGGCCCACATCCTCAACGCCCCCACCGGCCTGATGAAGAACCTCGGCTACGGCGAGAACTACCAGTACGACCCCGACACCGCCAACGGCTTCTCCGGCGCCGACTACTTCCCCGACGACATGGACCGCGAAGTCTTCTACCAGCCCACCCAGCAGGGTTACGAAGCCCAAGTCAGCCAACGGCTGGAGCGCTGGTCCGAACTGCGCGCCCGCCAGAAGGGACTCGAGACGTGA